The Pristiophorus japonicus isolate sPriJap1 unplaced genomic scaffold, sPriJap1.hap1 HAP1_SCAFFOLD_783, whole genome shotgun sequence genome window below encodes:
- the LOC139256822 gene encoding probable G-protein coupled receptor 139, giving the protein MVVSLIPPPPPMSDEYLAIVASWRLDEKITGVLMKIQRIYYPLFAAFGVPMNLVTIMILSRGNCGLSKCVTRYLVAMATADLLVVILDLILRHIPIRYEEQFIFVYSIPLCNIHAVLLYAATDCSVWFTITFTFDRFVAICCQKLKTKYSTERTAAVVLGTVTVLSCLKNIPWYFMFSGWYVLGNNPWFCDVYDTNYASLGWGAFEILHYIITPCVPFILILLLNALTVRHILMASRARRRLRGHSSGESPRDPEMESRRKSMILLFVISGNFILLWAMYMVVLMENRIGWIGHTVYIPVFVTELGFMLQQLSCCTNTGIYAVTQTKFREQWKNVLKYPFVVIVKFIKQ; this is encoded by the exons ATGGTTGTGTCTCTCATCCCACCACCGCCTCCCATGTCTGATGAATATCTAGCCATTGTTGCTAGTTGGCGTCTAGATGAGAAGATAACAGGAGTATTGATGAAAATACAACGTATTTACTATCCTCTATTCGCTGCTTTTGGTGTTCCGA tgaacttagtgacgataatgatcctgtcccggggaaattgtggactctccaaatgtgtcactcgttacctggtggccatggcaacagcagatctactggtcgtgatcctggatctgatactgaggcacattccgattcgttatgaggaacagtttattttcgtgtattccatccccctgtgtaatatccacgccgtcctgctctatgcagccacagactgttctgtctggttcaccatcactttcaccttcgatcgatttgtggccatttgttgccagaagctgaaaactaaatatagcaccgagagaacggcggctgtggttctgggaacagtgactgtgctgagctgtttaaagaaCATACCCTGGTATTTTATGTTCTCAGGTTGGTATGTGCTTGGTAACAACCCCTGGTTTTGTGATGTGTATGACACTAATTATGCATCACTGGGCTGGGGAGCATTCGAAATACTTCATTATATTAtaaccccgtgtgtcccatttattctgatcctgctgctcaatgctctcactgtcagacacattttaatggccagcagagctcgcaggagactccggggtcatagcagtggggagagtcccagagaccccgagatggagagtcgcagaaaatccatgattttattgtttgttatctcggggaatttcatcctgttatgggcaaTGTATATGGTGGTTCTTATGGAAAACCGGATTGGTTGGATTGGACATACTGTATATATACCTGTGTTTGTAACTGAACTAGGATTCATGCTGCAGCAGCTGAGTTGCTGTACAAACACTGGTATTTACgccgtgacacagactaagttccggGAGCAGTGGAAGAATGTGCTGAAATATCCCTTTGTTGTAATTGTAAAATTCATTAAACAATAA